TATGGTCATTGGTGGAATTTTGGGGATCGAAAATGGGTTGTAGTGTGTTTTGAGGAGTGTGATAAGTGGTGGTTGGCGGGTACTAAATTGGTTGATGGTGACGTTGTGGCGGAGATGGAATTGGCagtggattgagattttggggtggagttgtgtattgattTGGCGTGGGAGGATTTTGGTTCTGTATGTTCTGAGAAGGCGTTggattctttgtgttttgttggtggatgtcggggacatttaACGTGAGTGACAGGTTTGCCAAGTTGTGAACCTTCtgaagttctccttgcaattccagtatcttttgttccaatctcaggactagatcatttggggccggagtactacggcgATCTAAGGTTTCTAcgttctcaacattctcctttcggataccacttaagtcgtccatttttgcttttcctttgccttttgtgttgcttggaggaggaggaggtggagggcctttaGATCTGGTGTGGTATGaagatgaggccagtatgagcgaaccaacctaaggggatgggaataataaaagataagaaaaaacaaaaaggtaacaaattAGCGAGGGTTCTGAAAtatttgtagtatttaaacacatattgcggaaatgtaaattcgtgtcctactttgggaacctcgttgtacctgaggtaggcctagcgacaaataaatttggagaactttagatgccaataaatgcttcatttcataatataaaaaaatagacgaatcccaaaatgacactaagacaataaaaaataagtcactactggcacttggccttattacattttaggaaaacaaagcacataaatctagcctatttggtcccagaaggacctaccccagattcgatcttacggactccatcatatagatccccaGCTCGCGCAGCCCCAAcaacaagtaggctctggccagatgtcctccttcagctccttcagcgttctggcaattttcaatcctctttatgactttaccttcctgctccactattcctcgctccagatattccagtttcctgctggaagtgactgccatctctttccactcctcgatcaacctcacattcctctcatgtatttcccggtgctcattctcagagtcgtggaccctcttgcgcagcctgttgtatttgacttgagcttcaactTCTTCATCTATGATTTTGTTTCCTCGACTGGCCCTTGGTGTCAtcattcctttcagattgtcctctaaccatgcCAGGTAGAGAGGCTTTCACCCTGCATGATACCTATCTAGCTCAATGGTGTTCTTCTCCATAATGATTttgtagtgccacatgtgctgagcttggcacttgtaagggacgtcgtcgtcttggaagtctgccctgaaatggctcatcttgacaacccttggtacaacctgtttcctacctgcttgcctcataactcggatagggacatatgggtatatccctctcaacccgatcagtACCAAGTACGGAGCatccctagatctgatgatgaattcgtctgttgggaaccattcaaacatccattgcacctgttcctcggtcagattgtcaaagaactctacccattctttcCAACTACTCTGTGAAGGGCTCAAGCAGAGGGCGGATGAGCTGGCGCGTAAGGtcgaggagttgaaggaacaagaAGAGGACCTTATGAGGGTCGTTGCCTGTAGTAGTGAGCTTGAGGCAACCCTTAGAGCCAAAGAAGATGAGCTTGAGCTAAGTAGGGGAGTAGTGTCTGAAAATGCCGATCTTCAAGCGAAGGTAGCTAGTTTGGCTGCCGAACTAGACATGAAGACGATTGAGGTCGATGAGCTTAAGGGTGAATTGAGTGCGAATACTGATAAATTGGCCTATGCTGAGAGGGGGAGGGCGGCAGCCATTTCTGAGGTGGCGGTTTCAGAGGACGCTCTCTGTGTTTGTAAGTTAGAGCGGACTAAGGAGATGGAGGCGTCTGTGCTTAGGACGAAGGAACTTGAGGGGCGTATTCAAGGGTTGGAGGCGGAACTGTCTGTACTGAACAAGCAAGTGGATTCATTGAAAGCGAAGGACGTACGACGACAGTTGCAACCTTCTACATCTTATTCCCCAGCTGATCCTGTCGTGCCTCGACATTTATATGAGTTGTGGGTTCACGTTGAGGCTCAGCTCGATGTGTACAAAGCCCTTTATGTTGATGGGAGGGCGTCTGAAGCGGAACTTCGGGATGTACGTGCTAGGGCTCGTGTGACTCGTG
This genomic stretch from Nicotiana sylvestris chromosome 9, ASM39365v2, whole genome shotgun sequence harbors:
- the LOC138877718 gene encoding filament-like plant protein, with product MNSSVGNHSNIHCTCSSVRLSKNSTHSFQLLCEGLKQRADELARKVEELKEQEEDLMRVVACSSELEATLRAKEDELELSRGVVSENADLQAKVASLAAELDMKTIEVDELKGELSANTDKLAYAERGRAAAISEVAVSEDALCVCKLERTKEMEASVLRTKELEGRIQGLEAELSVLNKQVDSLKAKDVRRQLQPSTSYSPADPVVPRHLYELWVHVEAQLDVYKALYVDGRASEAELRDVRARARVTREACG